One segment of Paramormyrops kingsleyae isolate MSU_618 chromosome 8, PKINGS_0.4, whole genome shotgun sequence DNA contains the following:
- the LOC111854006 gene encoding src-like-adapter 2: protein MGSCLAKRKRKSNSGPDTANSTAQDLYRPVVVSLYNYPSLEGTAEGGITLGERLDILSDEGDWWKVSSTATGRQCYIPSSYTAKVFHGWLFDGITREKTEQLLLQPHNQPGSFMVRTSPTHIGNYSLSVRRDANSSGRSVKHYRIHRLPNGWFYISPGTTFPSLSQLVEHYSEASEALCCPLREPCFIRGYNNVPVIRGTPPPPVRKPPLNWNEVDSTMIFGQNEGDPGENPMSEGLRDAINSYLLLTEEARCETCHGWET from the exons ATGGGCAGTTGTCTTGCCAAAAGAAAACGAAAGTCAAACTCAGGCCCAGACACAGCAAATTCCACAGCACAAG ACCTGTACCGGCCCGTGGTGGTATCCCTGTATAACTACCCCTCCTTGGAAGGGACGGCGGAGGGTGGCATCACACTGGGGGAGAGACTCGACATCCTGTCAGA CGAAGGCGATTGGTGGAAGGTGAGCTCAACAGCTACGGGCAGGCAGTGTTACATCCCCAGCAGCTACACTGCTAAGGTCTTCCATGG GTGGCTTTTTGACGGCATCACCCGGGAAAAAACTGAGCAACTGCTGCTTCAACCCCACAACCAGCCTGGCTCCTTCATGGTCCGAACAAGCCCCACCCACATCG GAAACTACTCCCTCTCTGTGCGCCGTGACGCAAACTCCTCTGGCAGATCGGTGAAGCACTACCGCATCCACCGTCTGCCCAATGGCTGGTTCTACATCTCGCCAGGGACAACCTTCCCCTCGCTATCCCAGCTGGTTGAACATTACTCAG AGGCCAGTGaggctctctgctgccccctacgGGAGCCGTGCTTTATACGGGGCTACAACAACGTCCCTGTGATAAGAGGAACTCCACCCCCACCTGTCAGGAAACCCCCACTCAACTGGAACGAGGTGGATAG CACCATGATCTTCGGTCAGAACGAGGGAGACCCTGGAGAGAACCCCATGAGCGAGGGGCTGCGAGATGCCATCAACTCCTACCTGCTGCTGACGGAGGAGGCCAGGTGTGAAACCTGCCATGGCTGGGAGACCTGA
- the trpc4apa gene encoding transient receptor potential cation channel, subfamily C, member 4 associated protein a isoform X1 — protein sequence MTLYWGLGRPLRRWRWRRRCPSARSRFPARDTYGRKNDGDACGARVPSDGGDAKRPRREHSDDDQPEPDHRPRDLSRDADYTSALPQVPEALLHERDHRARWHGIPILLRRLHEASHPNSDLSRAHAVLKEMSPLLSMEAMSLVTEDRKFAQEATFPNTYTFDLFGGVDLLLEMLMRPTLSTQKKKPKMNDDLIKDCLSVLYNCCICTEGVTKSLAARDDFVLFLFTLMTNKKTFLQTATLIEDILGVKKDMIQLEGIPNLAGLVQSFDQQQLANFCRILSVTISEPDLGHDDKHTLLAKNALQRKNSGPSQAEINQVTLLGIPGFIERLCKLATRKVSEATDTSNFLQELEDWYAWLDNALVLDALIQINGSEAEQSSTESSDESALAASPLRHRLPRSMKVVHEIMYKVEVLYVLCVMLMGRQRNQVHRMLAEYRLIPGLNNLFDKLIWRKYTSSSHVLHAQNQHCDCSPEISFKIQFLRLLQSFSDHHENKYLLLNTQELNELSAISLKANIPEVEALVNTDRSLVCDGKKGLLTRLLTVMKREPPDSSFRFWQARAVESFLRGATSYADQVFLLKRGLLEHILFCIIDSGCKSRDVLQSYFDLLGELMKFNIDAFQRFDRYVNTEEKFQVFLTQINSSLVDSNMLVRCIVLSLDRFESQSEDVKVVETLSQCHLLSHLARVENRLAFLFRLINIINVQTLTQARPSAAVRSPPISLHPSFFYPLIWVRAAHDTHLTVCILCWMLVSVCPGVSGSELQTCTCSMCTHSNCVM from the exons ATGACGTTATATTGGGGATTGGGCCGGCCGCTCCGCAGATGGCGCTGGAGACGCCGCTGTCCGTCCGCGCGCTCACGTTTTCCTGCTCGCGACACTTACGGAAGAAAGAATGATGGCGACGCTTGCGGGGCCCGAGTCCCCTCGGACGGGGGCGACGCGAAGCGACCGCGGCGGGAACATAGTGACGACGATCAGCCGGAGCCAGATCACCGGCCGCGGGATTTGTCGAGGGACGCAG ACTACACCTCTGCCCTTCCCCAGGTGCCAGAAGCCCTGCTCCACGAGCGGGACCACCGGGCACGCTGGCATGGTATCCCCATCCTGCTGCGGAGGCTGCATGAGGCCAGCCACCCTAACAGCGACCTTAGCCGGGCCCACGCCGTGCTCAAG GAAATGTCACCCCTGCTCTCCATGGAGGCCATGTCTCTTGTGACCGAAGACAGGAAATTCGCCCAGGAAGCCACTTTCCCCAACACGTACACCTTCGACCTCTTTGGGGGCGTTGAT CTCCTGCTTGAAATGCTCATGAGGCCCACGCTGTCAACGCAGAAGAAGAAACCGAAGA TGAACGATGACCTCATCAAGGACTGTCTAAGTGTTCTCTACAACTGCTGCATATGT ACGGAAGGTGTCACAAAAAGTCTTGCGGCTAGAGATGACTTtgtcctcttcctcttcacGTTGATGACGAATAAGAAGACCTTCCTGCAGACCGCCACGCTCATCGAGGACATCTTGGGCGTTAAAAAG GACATGATCCAACTGGAGGGCATCCCCAACCTGGCTGGCCTGGTGCAGAGCTTCGACCAGCAGCAACTGGCCAATTTCTGCCGCATCCTATCCGTCACCATCTCTGAGCCCGACCTCGGTCACGATGACAAGCATACCCTACTAGCCAAGAATGCCCTGCAGAGGAAGAACTCTGGCCCATCCCAGGCTGAGATCAACCAAG TAACTCTGCTGGGAATACCTGGATTCATCGAGCGTCTCTGCAAGCTGGCCACGCGGAAGGTGTCGGAGGCCACAGACACCTCCAACTTCCTGCAGGAACTGGAAGACTGGTACGCCTGGCTGGACAATGCGCTGGTGCTGGATGCACTCATCCAGATCAACGGCTCGGAGGCGGAGCAGAGCAGCACAG AGTCGTCGGATGAGAGTGCTCTGGCTGCCAGCCCTCTGAGGCACCGGCTGCCACGCTCCATGAAAGTGGTGCATGAGATCATGTACAAGGTGGAGGTCCTCTACGTGCTCTGCGTCATGCTCATGGGCCGCCAGCGCAACCAG GTGCACAGGATGCTGGCGGAGTACCGACTCATCCCAGGCCTCAACAACCTGTTCGACAAGCTCATCTGGCGGAAGTACACATCATCCAGCCACGTGCTGCACGCTCAGAACCAGCACTGTGACTGCAGCCCG GAAATTTCCTTCAAGATACAGTTTTTGAGGCTCCTTCAGAGCTTCAGTGACCACCACGA AAACAAATACCTGCTCCTGAACACCCAGGAGCTGAATGAGCTAAGTGCCATTTCTCTGAAGGCCAACATCCCGGAGGTGGAGGCTTTGGTCAACACAGACAG GAGCCTGGTGTGTGACGGGAAGAAGGGTCTCCTGACGCGGCTCCTCACGGTCATGAAGCGGGAGCCTCCAGACTCCTCCTTCAG GTTCTGGCAGGCCCGAGCCGTGGAGAGCTTCCTCCGGGGGGCCACGTCCTACGCCGACCAGGTGTTCCTGCTGAAGAGGGGTCTGCTGGAG CACATCCTGTTCTGCATCATTGACAGCGGGTGCAAGTCCCGCGATGTGCTGCAGAGCTACTTCGACCTTCTGGGCGAGCTCATGAAGTTCAACATCGATGCCTTCCAGAGGTTCGACCGATACGTCAACACGGAAGAGAAG TTTCAGGTCTTTCTGACGCAGATTAACAGCTCCTTGGTGGACTCCAACATGTTAGTGCGATGCATCGTCCTGTCGCTGGACCGGTTTGAGAGCCAGTCGGAGGATGTCAAAG TGGTGGAGACGCTCTCCCAGTGTCACCTGCTGTCCCACCTGGCTCGCGTGGAGAACCGGCTGGCCTTCCTCTTCAGGCTCATCAACATCATCAATGTGCAGACGCTGACACAGGCAAGGCCCTCCGCTGCCGTTCGCTCCCCTCCTatctccctccatccctccttCTTCTATCCGCTTATCTGGGTCAGGGCTGCACATGACACACATCTGACCGTCTGCATCCTCTGTTGGATGctggtgtctgtctgtcctggcGTGTCTGGGTCCGAACTACAAACATGCACCTGCAGTATGTGCACACATTCAAACTGTGTCatgtga
- the trpc4apa gene encoding transient receptor potential cation channel, subfamily C, member 4 associated protein a isoform X2, whose amino-acid sequence MMATLAGPESPRTGATRSDRGGNIVTTISRSQITGRGICRGTQVPEALLHERDHRARWHGIPILLRRLHEASHPNSDLSRAHAVLKEMSPLLSMEAMSLVTEDRKFAQEATFPNTYTFDLFGGVDLLLEMLMRPTLSTQKKKPKMNDDLIKDCLSVLYNCCICTEGVTKSLAARDDFVLFLFTLMTNKKTFLQTATLIEDILGVKKDMIQLEGIPNLAGLVQSFDQQQLANFCRILSVTISEPDLGHDDKHTLLAKNALQRKNSGPSQAEINQVTLLGIPGFIERLCKLATRKVSEATDTSNFLQELEDWYAWLDNALVLDALIQINGSEAEQSSTESSDESALAASPLRHRLPRSMKVVHEIMYKVEVLYVLCVMLMGRQRNQVHRMLAEYRLIPGLNNLFDKLIWRKYTSSSHVLHAQNQHCDCSPEISFKIQFLRLLQSFSDHHENKYLLLNTQELNELSAISLKANIPEVEALVNTDRSLVCDGKKGLLTRLLTVMKREPPDSSFRFWQARAVESFLRGATSYADQVFLLKRGLLEHILFCIIDSGCKSRDVLQSYFDLLGELMKFNIDAFQRFDRYVNTEEKFQVFLTQINSSLVDSNMLVRCIVLSLDRFESQSEDVKVVETLSQCHLLSHLARVENRLAFLFRLINIINVQTLTQENVSCLNTSLVILMLARRHGRLAWYLGALREKEYTERYPGCLLNNFHQLLCFWQRHYLNKDKDSTCLENSSCIPFSYWKETVSVLLDEDRTSPYAIVSYIDQAYMELEQHFLED is encoded by the exons ATGATGGCGACGCTTGCGGGGCCCGAGTCCCCTCGGACGGGGGCGACGCGAAGCGACCGCGGCGGGAACATAGTGACGACGATCAGCCGGAGCCAGATCACCGGCCGCGGGATTTGTCGAGGGACGCAG GTGCCAGAAGCCCTGCTCCACGAGCGGGACCACCGGGCACGCTGGCATGGTATCCCCATCCTGCTGCGGAGGCTGCATGAGGCCAGCCACCCTAACAGCGACCTTAGCCGGGCCCACGCCGTGCTCAAG GAAATGTCACCCCTGCTCTCCATGGAGGCCATGTCTCTTGTGACCGAAGACAGGAAATTCGCCCAGGAAGCCACTTTCCCCAACACGTACACCTTCGACCTCTTTGGGGGCGTTGAT CTCCTGCTTGAAATGCTCATGAGGCCCACGCTGTCAACGCAGAAGAAGAAACCGAAGA TGAACGATGACCTCATCAAGGACTGTCTAAGTGTTCTCTACAACTGCTGCATATGT ACGGAAGGTGTCACAAAAAGTCTTGCGGCTAGAGATGACTTtgtcctcttcctcttcacGTTGATGACGAATAAGAAGACCTTCCTGCAGACCGCCACGCTCATCGAGGACATCTTGGGCGTTAAAAAG GACATGATCCAACTGGAGGGCATCCCCAACCTGGCTGGCCTGGTGCAGAGCTTCGACCAGCAGCAACTGGCCAATTTCTGCCGCATCCTATCCGTCACCATCTCTGAGCCCGACCTCGGTCACGATGACAAGCATACCCTACTAGCCAAGAATGCCCTGCAGAGGAAGAACTCTGGCCCATCCCAGGCTGAGATCAACCAAG TAACTCTGCTGGGAATACCTGGATTCATCGAGCGTCTCTGCAAGCTGGCCACGCGGAAGGTGTCGGAGGCCACAGACACCTCCAACTTCCTGCAGGAACTGGAAGACTGGTACGCCTGGCTGGACAATGCGCTGGTGCTGGATGCACTCATCCAGATCAACGGCTCGGAGGCGGAGCAGAGCAGCACAG AGTCGTCGGATGAGAGTGCTCTGGCTGCCAGCCCTCTGAGGCACCGGCTGCCACGCTCCATGAAAGTGGTGCATGAGATCATGTACAAGGTGGAGGTCCTCTACGTGCTCTGCGTCATGCTCATGGGCCGCCAGCGCAACCAG GTGCACAGGATGCTGGCGGAGTACCGACTCATCCCAGGCCTCAACAACCTGTTCGACAAGCTCATCTGGCGGAAGTACACATCATCCAGCCACGTGCTGCACGCTCAGAACCAGCACTGTGACTGCAGCCCG GAAATTTCCTTCAAGATACAGTTTTTGAGGCTCCTTCAGAGCTTCAGTGACCACCACGA AAACAAATACCTGCTCCTGAACACCCAGGAGCTGAATGAGCTAAGTGCCATTTCTCTGAAGGCCAACATCCCGGAGGTGGAGGCTTTGGTCAACACAGACAG GAGCCTGGTGTGTGACGGGAAGAAGGGTCTCCTGACGCGGCTCCTCACGGTCATGAAGCGGGAGCCTCCAGACTCCTCCTTCAG GTTCTGGCAGGCCCGAGCCGTGGAGAGCTTCCTCCGGGGGGCCACGTCCTACGCCGACCAGGTGTTCCTGCTGAAGAGGGGTCTGCTGGAG CACATCCTGTTCTGCATCATTGACAGCGGGTGCAAGTCCCGCGATGTGCTGCAGAGCTACTTCGACCTTCTGGGCGAGCTCATGAAGTTCAACATCGATGCCTTCCAGAGGTTCGACCGATACGTCAACACGGAAGAGAAG TTTCAGGTCTTTCTGACGCAGATTAACAGCTCCTTGGTGGACTCCAACATGTTAGTGCGATGCATCGTCCTGTCGCTGGACCGGTTTGAGAGCCAGTCGGAGGATGTCAAAG TGGTGGAGACGCTCTCCCAGTGTCACCTGCTGTCCCACCTGGCTCGCGTGGAGAACCGGCTGGCCTTCCTCTTCAGGCTCATCAACATCATCAATGTGCAGACGCTGACACAG gagaatGTGAGCTGCCTGAACACCAGCCTGGTGATCCTGATGCTGGCACGCCGTCATGGCCGCCTGGCCTGGTACCTGGGCGCCCTGCGGGAGAAGGAATACACTGAGAGGTACCCAGGCTGTCTGCTGAACAACTTCCACCAGCTGCTCTGCTTCTGGCAGCGGCACTACCTCAACAAGGACAAGGACAGCACCTGCCTGGAGAAT